A part of Prolixibacteraceae bacterium genomic DNA contains:
- a CDS encoding ISL3 family transposase has translation MYDLLASALHIESPYFIDGINLDKESQRLDVYIDFKRGSRFSHNGEDNLQVHDTRKKTWQHLSFFEYKCYLTARVPRVIKGDGNVAILDMPWEGELPGFTLLFEALLMSLISYMPVHQVAQMTGVYDDKLWKLATLYVDTAKAEEDHSDIEMIGVDETSCKKGHNYVTLFVDLKERKTVHVTEGKGAETIASFCKVIPHYHDQNKVIKSSKISHVSCDMSPSFISGIATHLPDASITFDKFHIMKIINEAVDKVRRSEAKDEECLKGNRYLFLKNKTNFTLKQQQAFKDLSISNSKLKSFRALRIRESFQDIYTYANTAEEFVCLLKQWYYWATHSRMEPIIKAANTIKRHWDGVVQWMETKINNGILEGLNSVVQTVKRRAKGFRDTKNFITMIYLVTGKLDFRKVNKHCSF, from the coding sequence ATGTACGATTTATTAGCCTCAGCCTTACATATTGAATCTCCCTATTTTATTGATGGTATTAACTTAGACAAGGAATCCCAACGTTTAGATGTTTATATCGATTTTAAGAGAGGTTCTCGTTTTAGTCACAATGGAGAGGATAACCTACAGGTGCATGATACACGAAAGAAAACATGGCAGCATTTAAGCTTCTTTGAGTATAAGTGTTATTTAACTGCACGTGTTCCCCGTGTTATAAAGGGAGATGGTAATGTTGCTATTCTTGATATGCCTTGGGAAGGTGAACTACCTGGTTTTACACTGTTGTTTGAAGCATTATTAATGTCCTTAATTTCTTATATGCCAGTTCATCAGGTTGCACAAATGACAGGTGTTTATGATGATAAGCTATGGAAGTTGGCAACTTTGTATGTCGATACAGCAAAGGCCGAAGAAGACCATTCTGATATTGAGATGATAGGGGTTGATGAGACTTCTTGTAAAAAAGGGCATAATTATGTTACTTTGTTTGTAGACCTAAAAGAACGCAAGACAGTACATGTTACTGAAGGAAAAGGGGCAGAAACTATTGCTTCTTTTTGTAAGGTTATTCCACATTATCACGACCAAAATAAAGTGATCAAATCAAGTAAAATAAGTCATGTCAGTTGTGATATGTCTCCTTCATTCATTAGTGGCATAGCAACACACCTTCCAGATGCTTCCATTACATTTGACAAGTTTCATATTATGAAGATAATCAATGAAGCAGTAGATAAGGTTAGACGATCTGAAGCAAAAGATGAAGAGTGTCTAAAGGGGAACAGGTATTTATTCTTAAAGAACAAGACAAACTTCACCTTAAAGCAACAGCAAGCCTTTAAGGATCTTTCTATATCAAACAGTAAATTAAAGAGTTTCAGAGCACTCCGAATACGTGAAAGCTTTCAGGATATTTACACATACGCTAACACGGCAGAAGAGTTTGTGTGCTTATTAAAACAATGGTATTATTGGGCAACTCACTCTAGGATGGAGCCTATCATCAAGGCTGCCAATACAATTAAAAGACATTGGGATGGCGTTGTGCAATGGATGGAAACAAAGATAAATAATGGAATATTAGAAGGTCTTAATTCTGTGGTTCAAACAGTAAAAAGAAGAGCTAAAGGATTTAGGGACACTAAAAATTTCATCACAATGATATATCTTGTTACGGGTAAATTAGATTTTAGAAAGGTGAATAAGCATTGTTCTTTTTAA
- a CDS encoding M4 family metallopeptidase codes for MIPLNVCGQQSIKVLIKDNKKIVKFAKPMHYSLLSDVLKNNFKKRDDVIWSKYKTNKYIEKYSRSKDGLNLEFADVLVFKSEQMVKSVEGLADIIISTENQLVSRSSAMSIAKEFIECEDFIQEETEKSISLVYMRKYQNGKFDSEFRKAYKMIIYGSKPFKRQCIYIDANNGEVLFNYSLINDNKNVSKESLENKNFILQDSSIEQLQPGQAYSFYSGVIDIDTYEENGVYYQKNLVRGGGIYAKDMDSGSSYISAIVHRDGDNIWNSSDIEVRVGSEVLWAQILFYDYFDTVFSRNSIDSEGKPLLGYYNTNLVSLGYPDNDNAFWDGANECVTFGKGSNFSQVMSLDIVAHEFAHGLTQFTCGLVYNSESGAINESLSDIWACVIESKYAPEKNRYIIGEEIISSGLRSMSDPSSKGYPEFYKGENWENTSVDHYGVHTNSSVGNFWFYLLSEGGSGTNQGSRVDNGTSYYVRYDLEGIGIEKAAEIVYNTQVDYLTSFSNYSDFRRFTVEVAISIYGVDSEEVEQVRKAWDAVGVNSDLYSYISGPNKATNSGTYSWDAIGSGGKEPYLYNWSMGYNGLENVVTSTNPSFSCAMPYDYDIELNLTVTDALGDVSYSSLHVLNLGDDNSEGKPVPTLFSISPNPINSSQLRMIAGKDYSKGSYIVICNDRGYPIYNFKLSKIKKNSELFFDVPNLSSGFYILNLYCVNGETQSIPFLVK; via the coding sequence ATGATACCGTTAAATGTTTGTGGACAGCAATCGATTAAAGTGTTAATTAAGGATAATAAGAAGATTGTTAAGTTTGCTAAACCAATGCACTATAGTTTATTAAGTGATGTTTTAAAAAATAACTTTAAAAAGAGAGACGATGTTATTTGGTCAAAGTATAAAACCAATAAATATATTGAAAAATATTCAAGGTCTAAAGATGGGCTTAACTTAGAATTTGCTGATGTTTTAGTTTTTAAGTCAGAACAAATGGTTAAAAGCGTAGAAGGTTTAGCTGATATTATCATAAGTACAGAAAATCAGTTAGTTTCACGTAGTAGTGCAATGTCTATTGCAAAAGAATTCATTGAATGTGAAGATTTTATTCAAGAAGAAACAGAAAAGTCAATTTCGTTAGTTTATATGCGAAAATATCAAAATGGTAAATTTGACAGTGAATTTCGTAAAGCTTATAAAATGATTATCTATGGCAGTAAGCCATTTAAAAGACAGTGTATTTATATTGATGCTAATAATGGAGAGGTTCTATTTAATTACTCATTAATCAATGATAATAAAAATGTTTCTAAAGAATCACTAGAGAATAAGAATTTTATCTTACAGGATTCTAGTATAGAGCAATTACAACCTGGTCAAGCATATTCATTTTACTCTGGTGTAATTGATATTGATACTTATGAAGAGAATGGAGTTTATTATCAAAAAAATTTAGTCAGAGGGGGTGGTATATATGCGAAGGATATGGATTCTGGTTCAAGTTATATATCTGCAATCGTGCACAGAGATGGTGATAATATCTGGAATTCTTCTGATATAGAAGTACGAGTTGGAAGTGAGGTATTATGGGCACAGATACTTTTTTATGATTATTTTGATACTGTGTTTAGTCGTAATTCAATCGATAGTGAAGGAAAGCCTCTCTTAGGATATTATAATACAAATCTTGTTTCTCTTGGATACCCTGATAATGATAATGCATTTTGGGATGGAGCCAATGAATGTGTAACTTTCGGAAAAGGTTCTAATTTTTCACAAGTCATGAGTCTAGACATTGTAGCTCATGAATTTGCACATGGACTTACTCAGTTTACATGTGGATTAGTATATAATAGTGAATCGGGGGCAATTAATGAGTCTTTAAGTGATATTTGGGCTTGTGTTATTGAGTCGAAATATGCACCTGAAAAGAATAGATATATAATAGGAGAGGAAATAATTTCATCAGGCTTAAGATCAATGAGTGATCCTTCTTCAAAAGGATACCCTGAGTTTTACAAAGGAGAGAATTGGGAAAATACTTCTGTTGATCATTATGGAGTTCATACTAATAGTTCAGTTGGTAACTTTTGGTTTTACTTACTTTCAGAGGGTGGATCAGGAACTAATCAAGGATCAAGAGTAGATAATGGTACAAGTTATTATGTTCGATATGATCTTGAAGGGATCGGTATCGAGAAGGCTGCAGAAATAGTTTATAATACACAGGTCGATTACTTAACATCTTTTTCGAATTATTCTGACTTTAGGCGGTTTACGGTTGAGGTCGCAATAAGTATTTATGGGGTTGATTCAGAAGAAGTTGAACAGGTTCGTAAGGCTTGGGATGCTGTTGGAGTTAATTCGGACTTATATTCATATATATCAGGTCCGAATAAAGCAACTAATAGTGGAACGTACAGTTGGGATGCTATTGGTAGTGGAGGGAAAGAACCTTATTTATATAATTGGTCTATGGGGTATAATGGATTAGAGAATGTAGTAACTTCTACAAACCCGTCTTTCTCGTGTGCAATGCCATATGATTATGATATTGAATTAAATCTAACAGTGACAGATGCACTGGGTGATGTGAGTTATAGTAGTCTTCATGTCCTCAATTTAGGTGATGATAATAGTGAAGGTAAACCTGTTCCTACATTATTTTCAATTAGTCCAAACCCAATTAATAGTAGTCAATTACGTATGATTGCAGGTAAAGATTATAGCAAGGGGTCTTATATCGTTATTTGTAATGATAGAGGATATCCGATATATAATTTTAAACTGTCTAAAATTAAAAAGAATAGTGAACTATTCTTTGATGTTCCAAATCTTTCATCAGGATTTTATATTCTGAATCTGTATTGTGTAAATGGTGAAACTCAGTCCATTCCTTTTTTGGTGAAATAG